The segment GTGATGTCCAACCGTTTGTGCAATCCGCTCTGGATGGATCTAATGTCTCTGTATTTGCCTATGGACAAACTAACGCCGGGAAGACATACACCATGGTTGTCTCTTCTTTCCCCTtactaaagtatatatatatatatatatatctatatcacCCAATTTCTCTCTGTTAATTTGAGCTATACGTTGTTGGCTTTTTCTCAGGAAGGATCTAATCAGGACCGTGGTTTATATGCTCGTTGTTTCGAGGAACTTATTGACTTGGCCAATTCTGATTCAACTTCCACTTCTCAGTTCAGTTTCTCTGTTTCAGTGTTTGAGCTCTATAACGAACAGGTGCTTCCTTTTTAATGTTTCATGTCCTTAATACTTTTGGTTTTCGTTTGTTAGTGAAACATGATAATGTAATGGGAACTGAAGATCATTTCTAATTCacaaactttcctttttagatTAGAGATTTACTCCCGGGTTGTCAGAGCAACTTAGCAAAGATCAATATGGGTTTACGAGAATCTGTTACAGAGCTCTCGCAGGAGAAAGTTGATAATCCATCTGAGTTCTTGAGAATCCTGAAATCTGCACTTCAGAGTAGAGGGAATGATAAGTCAAAGTCTAATGTGACCCATCTGTATGTTTTTATTTCATGCTTAACTCTTATAGTATGCATATAACCCTCTGCTAAGTTGATAACGTTTTCTTTTTGGATATCTACTCTCTTGGTAGGATTGTCTCAGTACACATTTGTTACAGCAACACAATAACGGGAGAAAGTGTAAATAGCAAGCTCTCTTTAGTTGACCTGGCTGGGAGTGAAGGATTAACTGTGGAAGATGACAATGGAGATCACGTAACCGATCTTCTCCATGTTACGAATTCCATTTCTGCGTAAGTTTAAGTGTCCTTTGACCGTTCCCTCTTTTCACTCGCTCAGATAATTCATagattggttttgttttgttttcctttACTTACTATGTATATATCTTGGTTTTCTGTAGGCTGGGAGATGTTTTATCTTCTCTGACGGCAAAGAAAGATACAGTTCCTTACGAGAACTCATTTCTTACAAGAATACTTGCTGATTCACTAGGTATATGCTTATGCTTCCAATTACATGGGCCTCTACGTTTacctctatatttttttttgcgttGAGGATTTCTCCCCAATGTTTCAACTTTCTATTCACTATTTCCTGTAATGTGAAGGGGGGAGCTCCAAAACATTGATGATCGTCAACATTTGTCCAAGTGCTCGAAACTTATCTGAGATAATGTCATGTCTCAATTATGCTGCTAGAGCTCGGAATACGGTACCAAGCCTTGGGAATCGAGACACAATCAAGAAATGGAGAGACTTGGTAAGTGGAACTTCAGTCAGAGCTTATGGTTGAAAACACACATATTAAATTCTATAGCGGAAAGTAAAGCAGATCACTTTAGTTCAGGATTTGTCTTAATTCTTCTGTTAGTGCGATCTCTTTCTCTTTTGGAGTTTAGCTTATTTCTCTGGAGAAGCAGATTTGGAAAATGTAGTTtgaaaaatatactattttccTGTAGGCAAATGATGCCAGGAAGGAGGTATTGGAGAAAGAGAGGGAAACTCAGCGTCTTAGACTAGAGGTTACGGGTTTAAAACAAGCACTTAAAGAAGCAAATGACCAATGTGTACTGCTCTACAATGAAGTACAGAGGGCGTGGAGAGTTTCATTCACTCTGCAATCAGATTTAAAGGTTCTTCAGTGCTGACTGTGATAGTGTCtggttattttaaaattttcctgATAAGATTCCTTTCTGCTAAtgatttacttcttttttttttccgttcGTGCAGTCAGAGACTACTATGGTTGCAGACAAGCATAACGTAGAAAAGGAGCAGAATTCTCAGTTAAGAGATCAAATCTCTCAACTTTTACAGTCAGAACAGGAACAAAAGCTTCAGGTGCAACAACAAGATTCTACCATTCAAAATCTCCAGGTTGGTACTTCGTTAGTATCAACTTTCTTAAGTATGGCACATTTCTCTACGTAACAGGATATAGATAATGAAATCGCTTTCAAGTAGCCTTCTGAAAAGAAAGCCATGACGTTCACcttatctcttttcttttttaaataaatttgatgCAGTCTAGAGTTAAAGAATTAGAATCACAACTGAGTAAAGCCTTTAATTCTGAGACGACAAGATCGACAGATCCCTCGGAATCTCATCCCAGAGCAGCTGGGAGCACAGTTGATTCCCCTGCTGTTACCAAGAAACTTGAGGAAGAACTGAAAAAACGTGATGCACTGATTGAGGTTATACATTGACTTCCTGTTGGGCACATTTATAGACTCTTCCATATATCGAATATTATGTTTGGACATGGAACATTTTATCTGAAGAGAGTAATTGCTTTCTGCAGCGGTTGCATGAAGAAAACGAAAAATTGTTTGACAGGTTAACAGAAAAGTCAAATGCTGGTTCTACTCAGGTGATTCTTTTCTCTAGCCTACGCTGAGCATACTTCTGTATCAGCTATCCATTTCTTAACCTTTCTCGTCCATTGTTGTAAATAGGTCTCTAGCCCATCATCAAAAGCTTCACCAACAGTTCAGCCTGCAGATTTTGACAGGTAACTAATTTGATCACTtttgaacaatttttttaatctacaGTTCTGTCATCCCTTGGAACCTGAGCTGTAATATTCTTCTCCAGGAAAAATAGTGTCGGCGCTTTACCATCTTCAGTAGATAAGAATGAGGGTGGTACAGTTACAGTAGTAAAATCCAGCTCTGAAATAGTAAAAACCACTCCAGCTGGAGAATACTTGACAGCTGCTCTTAATGATTTTGATCCGGAACAGTATGAAGGTCTTGCAGCCATTGCCGATGGCGCAAACAAGCTTCTGATGCTGGTACTGCCACTGGGTTAATAGTTTTCTTTATTGGGTACCCttttataaaatacatgaatGCAAAAAATGTGAGTTGTTCTACcataatatgaaataaaaatactgAAGTAAATTCTGTTTCCCACTAAACATGTATGGCTGTTTGAGATAGGTCTTCAAATGTTTTATTGTTGACTTACAGGTTTTGGCAGCTGTCATAAAGGCTGGTGCTTCCAGAGAGCATGAGATCCTTGCTGAGATCAGAGATTCTGTGTTTTCATTCATCCGGAAGATGGAGCCAAGAAGAGTAATGGATACAATGCTTGTTTCTCGAGTCAGGATATTGTACATAAGGTCCTTACTTGCGCGATCACCTGAGCTTCAGTCGATCAAGGTGAGCatgcataaataaatatactattaagagttatttttcttttggctCCTGTCTCTCGTTTGCGTGACTATAAGTCCCACTTTCTTTTAGGTTTCTCCTGTTGAACGCTTTTTGGAGAAGCCTTACACTAGTCGAACTAGAAGCTCCAGCGGGAGTAGCAGCCCGGGTAGATCGCCAGTTCGGTACTATGAAGAGCCGATACATGGCTTCAAAGTAAATTTAAAGCCAGACAAGAAAAGCAAGTTGGTATCAGTAGTTTCAAGAATCCGTGGACATGACCAGGTAAGATACTTGATTTTAAGATAATGAATGAGCATCCGATATACAAAACATGTGTTTACATATACAACCTTCTCTTGCTTATAAATTGATATTAGGATACTGGGAGGCAACAAGTAACTGGAGGAAAGCTGAGGGAGATACAAGATGACGCCAAAAGTTTTGCGATTGGAAACAAACCCTTGGCTGCTTTGTTTGTTCACACTCCTGCTGGTGAACTACAAAGGCAGATTAGGTCATGGCTTGCAGAAAGCTTTGAGTTTCTTTCTGTTACAGCAGACGATACTTCTGGAGGAACCACAGGCCAGTTAGAGCTTCTTTCCACAGCAATTATGGATGGCTGGATGGCTGGAGTAGGAGCTGCAGTGCCACCTCACACAGATGCTTTGGGACAGCTTTTATCTGATTATGCAAAAAGAGTCTACACCTCTCAGATGCAGCATCTAAAGGTATGCGCGCTAAAATTATATTCTTATTGGAAATGATTTAGCAATAATTGGAGATCTTAAgatcttgttttgttttgtgagATCTTTCTTACAAGGGGATGTTTTTATTAGGACATTGCTGGTACTTTGGCTTCGGAAGAAGCAGAAGATGCTGGTCAAGTAGCAAAGCTTAGATCAGCTCTTGAGTCTGTTgaccacaaaagaaaaaaggtaAACCCCCATCCTCATTCTCACTATCTCTCAAAGAGTTTCTTCTCGTGCCTTAATTTACATGTTCTACTCTTTTAACAGATTTTGCAACAAATGAGAAGTGATGCAGCTTTGTTTACCTTGGAGGAAGGCACTTCTCCCGTTCAGAATCCTTCCACAGCAGCCGAAGACTCGAGATTAGCTTCTCTCATTTCTCTAGATGCCATACTGAAGCAAGTCAAGGTAATATTTGTAACTCTGAGTGTCCTGCTTGATCTTCTATGGTTGATAAAAAGTGTTTGTTTCATGTAGGAAATAACAAGACAAGCCTCTGTCCACGTTTTGAGTAAAAGCAAGAAGAAAGCATTACTTGAGTCACTTGAGGAACTCACTGAACGAATGCCTTCTCTTCTTGACGTTGATCATCCATGTGCACAGAGAGAAATTGCTACGGCTCACCATTTGGTGGAGACAATCCCAGAACAAGAGGACAATCttcaagaagaaaagagatcttCATTAGATTCGATGTCCTCAACGGAAACCGATGTGTCTCAATGGAACGTTCTGCAGTTCAACACGGGAGGCACTTCAGCTCCATTCATCATAAAATGCGGAGCTAACTCCAACTCAGAGCTCGTGATCAAAGCGGATGCACGGATTCAAGAACCTAAAGGAGGAGAAATCGTGAGAGTTGTGCCCAGACCTTCCGTTCTAGAAAACATGAGCTTAGAGGAAATGAAACAAGTGTTTGGTCCGTTGCCAGAAGCACTAAGTTCACTGGCGTTAGCAAGAACAGCTGATGGCACAAGGGCTAGATATTCCAGACTCTACAGAACTCTAGCCATGAAGGTTCCCTCTCTTAGGGACCTCGTTGGAGAGCTTGAGAAAGGAGGTGTCTTAAAAGATACTACCAAATCGACATGAAAAATGATTCTGTTTTTTATGTAAgtattctttgtttttttgtactGTGAGGCGCTTAATATACTTTTGGATTTCTTTGTATTTGTGTGTACTTTGTAGTATTTTGAGACCACTAGTGATGTTATTGTGTTTAAGAACAGTTTCAGCTAAAAGAAATCTTGGTAAGGCGAGTGAACTTTACAAGTTACAGCTTCAGGCAATTgaccaaaaatttatttattccaAGTAAGATAGTGTCggtttattaataaattatatcaCAATTTGACTGGCTAAAAAGATGAAGAAatacatttttctatttttttgttattgtttcaAGTGAAAAAAATGGGACATCAAACTCAATAAAACGTTTGAGTAGATGAAACATGATGATCCTGATTCCAAACCGGTTCAACTCCACCAAACAAGTAATCTGATAAATTCTCAAAACCTGACGAGTCTTTTGTGCTGCATGAGCTTGTCGTCTCTGATGAGCTAAACAGTGATGATAAACTTCCACTGGACAAATTTACTCGTGGCAACAAACTGCTACTACTACTGTCTTTctcctgcttcttcttcttgctgttgttgttgtcgtGTCTCGACGGGATTGCAGATAAGTTTCTTCTTTCCTTTGATTTCCGACCACCGTTCTTGCTCACCGGTCTGGGAGAATCTCTGTTTCAAAGTCAAAAGTTTTCTCACACATCAAACATTTGGGGGTTTTGATTAATGTTCACACAACTTACCTTGCATAGAGAAGCATGTATGCTCCCTCTAGTAACACAGTCTCTAATGGAACCGGGAAAACCTGCAATAAAGGAATGAAACAtcaagaattttaataaaaataaaatatagtagtaTAATAAATAACACTATATAACAATTTTACTGAAACCTACATTGCTGTCATCAATCTTGAACCAATCTCCATGAAGGTTTTTGATGTAGCAAACATAATGACCTGAATATGAAGTGGCATCTAAATGGACCACCACTGCGTAAAGACTATACACTTGATGATGATCCCCTTGATTTGGGTTACTCATATATGGGCCAATATCGagaagctcaggaaagtgaatGGGTTTACTCAGCTTCCCAAAGTTATCAGACTGCAATATGAATACAAACAAATCATTATCTTCTGACAAATAGTAGACACTTAGGAAAGAGGATCAAAGACTCTCTCTCACCTGGAAACGTTTCAATACCACAGTAAGAATATTGGGACCTTCCAGTATCATCAGTTTCTTTTTGGCTTTCTGGTAAGATTTACATCTGTGTGGTTGTAAAAAGTAAAGGCTATAAGCTTGGAAAGTACTAGTTCTtaagtatatgtatatttaatttttaaaaaaaaagacatgttCAAGTTTATACCTGTCACACAAGTACCGGTTGTCTCCATCTAGGACTTCATAGGCTGTAAACTGAGCAAGTGCTTCTTCAAGGCTTCCTATATCTCCACCAATCTCAACAGTTAGATCCATCATCAGCTCCGTTCTCTCAGACTTGTGCAGGCATTTCATGCATTTAATCTGTGATGATTTCTCAATAGCTAAGATTTGCTTTGTACTAAAAGCCAAGATTAAGTTGGTAAATATATAAACCTTGGAGTGAAGATAACCACCAAAGGTAAGGCCTATTAAAGTAGTTTCTTCTGCAAAGGAACCAGCTGCATCAGCTTCTTTGAGAAAAACTGATTGCATTGTATCAACAGCACACCTGACATTCTTATGAAACACCAATGTTATTCACCTTTTGCctcccaaaaatatatattgaataaaagaaaaaaagcataACAACCCATATGATTCATTCACCTTAAAAATTCGTGAGCGTCTTCTTGCTTTCCAGGGCCAAGATGCTTCCCAATCTTTTGTAATCTTGATAAGATTTTGATAGGTGAGAGAGGAGATTCTCCTCCCCTTGactttaaaattaagaattCAAACTCACAAACAAAACACCAACTCTTCTTTCGACCTGTAACACAATTCAACTACCAAGATAAGAGATTCCACATACAGTAGAGATAAGAGTGGGTATGGGCTGTGCAAAACTTACATGCTTTAGAATGTAATCCCCTAATTAGGTAAGAAATAAGTGGCCGAGTGAAGGCCAAGCACTGGAGAACAACATTTGCATAACAACTACAAAAATAATCAATCATATAAGTGATAAGCAACAAGTATATATACTTAGCAATATCAATACCAAAATTATCAGTCCATACATTAAGAATGTCAAATGGTCAAAAAtaccatacaaaaaaaaaaaaaaaaaagttaaagatgGACAAATATGTGTACCTGTTCCCCAAGTTGACAAGGCCAAATGGCTGTAATTCTATTCTATCACTGTAAAGTTTGACAAACATCTCATAAGAAAAGCTCATCTGCACACACAAAAAGCATCAACATCAATATAGGGGATAGAATCACACTGATTACATTAAAAAGTTGGACtttgcaattatatatatatactctagTAGTAACCTCATTGATAGAGCTGGAAGGTTGAGTTAGTTTTGACGATTTAGGGGGTCTAAAATGCTGGACAACTCTTTGCATCGATGTTTTCAGCCCACTACTAGTTGAAGAAGCTTGTGATACTTTAGCTTTTGAAGGTAAAGGAATAGCTGAAGACGACAGTGTAGCAGAAGGAGCACTAGTAGATGGTTCAGACGTCGTTTTCTCATGTCCAAGTGCATTCTTTTCTCCTTGATGTTCCACTGACGTACGTGAATTTTGCGGCTTTGCATCAGGAGTAAGTAGAGTAGTAGCCTTGCCTTTAGAATGCTTTCTAGACGATTCAACTTTCTCTGTGCGATGATGAGACTTCTTTCTACTCAATGGCTTCGTCTCATAGAAATTATCTGTTTTGTTTAGAGAAGTAGTGAAGTCCACAGCTTCAGAGTTGGCTTGTTGTACCTTTTGAACACTAGGCCTACTCGTAGAGATGTGATCAACAGACACGCCGTCATCATTATTCACCACCCTGTCGTTTGTCTCTGGACCATGTAACCCATCTGCTGATGGTAGTTCAGTCTCATCTGCATAATAGACCTCCAAGTCatcaa is part of the Raphanus sativus cultivar WK10039 chromosome 5, ASM80110v3, whole genome shotgun sequence genome and harbors:
- the LOC108856764 gene encoding kinesin-like protein KIN-14B, which codes for MAENNNNNNNRWNWEVTGFEPNKSSSSPIGRYSIPKNSLPPHSSELESKVHSLKEKVELAKDDYVGLRQEAIDLQEYSNAKLARVTRYLGVLADKTRTLDQHALETEARISPLINEKKRLFNDLLTTKGNVKVFCRARPLFEDEGPSIIEFPDNCTVRVNTGDDTLSNPKKEFEFDRVYGPHVGQAPLFSDVQPFVQSALDGSNVSVFAYGQTNAGKTYTMEGSNQDRGLYARCFEELIDLANSDSTSTSQFSFSVSVFELYNEQIRDLLPGCQSNLAKINMGLRESVTELSQEKVDNPSEFLRILKSALQSRGNDKSKSNVTHLIVSVHICYSNTITGESVNSKLSLVDLAGSEGLTVEDDNGDHVTDLLHVTNSISALGDVLSSLTAKKDTVPYENSFLTRILADSLGGSSKTLMIVNICPSARNLSEIMSCLNYAARARNTVPSLGNRDTIKKWRDLANDARKEVLEKERETQRLRLEVTGLKQALKEANDQCVLLYNEVQRAWRVSFTLQSDLKSETTMVADKHNVEKEQNSQLRDQISQLLQSEQEQKLQVQQQDSTIQNLQSRVKELESQLSKAFNSETTRSTDPSESHPRAAGSTVDSPAVTKKLEEELKKRDALIERLHEENEKLFDRLTEKSNAGSTQVSSPSSKASPTVQPADFDRKNSVGALPSSVDKNEGGTVTVVKSSSEIVKTTPAGEYLTAALNDFDPEQYEGLAAIADGANKLLMLVLAAVIKAGASREHEILAEIRDSVFSFIRKMEPRRVMDTMLVSRVRILYIRSLLARSPELQSIKVSPVERFLEKPYTSRTRSSSGSSSPGRSPVRYYEEPIHGFKVNLKPDKKSKLVSVVSRIRGHDQDTGRQQVTGGKLREIQDDAKSFAIGNKPLAALFVHTPAGELQRQIRSWLAESFEFLSVTADDTSGGTTGQLELLSTAIMDGWMAGVGAAVPPHTDALGQLLSDYAKRVYTSQMQHLKDIAGTLASEEAEDAGQVAKLRSALESVDHKRKKILQQMRSDAALFTLEEGTSPVQNPSTAAEDSRLASLISLDAILKQVKEITRQASVHVLSKSKKKALLESLEELTERMPSLLDVDHPCAQREIATAHHLVETIPEQEDNLQEEKRSSLDSMSSTETDVSQWNVLQFNTGGTSAPFIIKCGANSNSELVIKADARIQEPKGGEIVRVVPRPSVLENMSLEEMKQVFGPLPEALSSLALARTADGTRARYSRLYRTLAMKVPSLRDLVGELEKGGVLKDTTKST
- the LOC108837026 gene encoding ubiquitin carboxyl-terminal hydrolase 17, whose amino-acid sequence is MSPFLLIGCLMLAFLLIRRQWRSAAVKREEVLRLISLATEESYLAAQQKDEEEEQEAATVDYYYGSSSSSSVPPPDDDDVYRCAVCHSPTTTRCSQCKSVRYCSSKCQILHWRRGHKEQCRSPSLPHDETELPSADGLHGPETNDRVVNNDDGVSVDHISTSRPSVQKVQQANSEAVDFTTSLNKTDNFYETKPLSRKKSHHRTEKVESSRKHSKGKATTLLTPDAKPQNSRTSVEHQGEKNALGHEKTTSEPSTSAPSATLSSSAIPLPSKAKVSQASSTSSGLKTSMQRVVQHFRPPKSSKLTQPSSSINEMSFSYEMFVKLYSDRIELQPFGLVNLGNSCYANVVLQCLAFTRPLISYLIRGLHSKACRKKSWCFVCEFEFLILKSRGGESPLSPIKILSRLQKIGKHLGPGKQEDAHEFLRCAVDTMQSVFLKEADAAGSFAEETTLIGLTFGGYLHSKIKCMKCLHKSERTELMMDLTVEIGGDIGSLEEALAQFTAYEVLDGDNRYLCDRCKSYQKAKKKLMILEGPNILTVVLKRFQSDNFGKLSKPIHFPELLDIGPYMSNPNQGDHHQVYSLYAVVVHLDATSYSGHYVCYIKNLHGDWFKIDDSNVFPVPLETVLLEGAYMLLYARDSPRPVSKNGGRKSKERRNLSAIPSRHDNNNSKKKKQEKDSSSSSLLPRVNLSSGSLSSLFSSSETTSSCSTKDSSGFENLSDYLFGGVEPVWNQDHHVSSTQTFY